A single genomic interval of Longimicrobium sp. harbors:
- a CDS encoding DUF445 domain-containing protein produces the protein MQTGEIALQPVQDEALKQTQLTTMKRRATGLLVLAFAVYIVSRVLETRWPGFGYLRATAEAAMIGGLADWFAVTALFRYPMGIKIPHTAIIPNRKDRIGRSLGNFVQNNFLSPAIIRTRLRSAGAARKGAEWLARPEHGESVGRHAAAAVSGVVQVLRDEDVQEIIQDNVMGRVRRTQVTPVVARVLSLVTQDNRHQELLDSAIRLLGRLVDENHGMIRERIGRETPWWVPTQVDDKIFEKLVGSVEKTLHEVASDPGHPLRGRFNEAVAEFIVRLQESPQTIERGEAFKEEVLSHPAVRDYSASLWGDLKASLLKNAADPESEFRRRIGHAVTRVGQSLVEDDELLEKVELWIENAVIYVVEQYRHEIAGLISTTVAAWDPEDTTRKIELQIGKDLQFIRINGTLVGGLAGLAIYAIGRVFGV, from the coding sequence ATGCAGACGGGAGAGATCGCGCTTCAGCCGGTCCAGGACGAGGCGCTGAAGCAGACGCAGCTCACCACCATGAAGCGCCGCGCCACGGGGCTGCTGGTGCTGGCGTTCGCGGTGTACATCGTGTCGCGGGTGCTGGAGACGCGCTGGCCCGGCTTCGGGTATCTGCGCGCCACGGCTGAGGCGGCGATGATCGGCGGACTGGCGGACTGGTTCGCCGTCACCGCCCTCTTCCGCTACCCCATGGGGATCAAGATCCCCCACACGGCCATCATCCCCAACCGCAAGGACCGGATCGGGAGGAGCCTGGGGAACTTCGTCCAGAACAACTTCCTCTCCCCGGCCATCATCCGCACCCGCCTGCGCTCGGCCGGGGCGGCGCGAAAGGGGGCGGAGTGGCTCGCGCGCCCCGAGCACGGCGAGTCGGTGGGACGGCACGCCGCGGCCGCCGTGTCTGGTGTGGTGCAGGTGCTGCGCGACGAGGACGTGCAGGAGATCATCCAGGACAACGTGATGGGCCGCGTGCGCAGGACCCAGGTCACTCCCGTGGTGGCGCGCGTGTTGTCACTTGTCACGCAGGACAACCGGCACCAGGAGCTGCTGGACTCCGCCATCCGCCTGCTGGGCCGTCTGGTGGACGAGAACCACGGGATGATCCGCGAGCGCATCGGCCGCGAGACTCCGTGGTGGGTGCCGACGCAGGTGGACGACAAGATCTTCGAGAAGCTGGTGGGGAGCGTGGAGAAGACGCTGCACGAGGTGGCCTCCGACCCCGGCCACCCGCTGCGGGGGCGCTTCAACGAGGCGGTCGCGGAGTTCATCGTGCGCCTGCAGGAGTCGCCTCAGACCATCGAGCGCGGCGAGGCGTTCAAGGAAGAGGTCCTCAGCCACCCCGCTGTGCGCGACTACTCCGCCTCGCTGTGGGGCGACCTCAAGGCATCGCTCCTCAAGAACGCCGCCGACCCGGAGAGCGAGTTCCGCCGCCGCATCGGCCACGCCGTCACGCGCGTGGGGCAGTCGCTGGTGGAGGACGACGAGCTGCTGGAGAAGGTGGAGTTGTGGATCGAGAACGCGGTGATCTACGTGGTGGAGCAGTACCGGCACGAGATCGCGGGGCTCATCTCCACCACCGTCGCCGCGTGGGACCCGGAAGACACCACGCGCAAGATCGAGCTCCAGATCGGCAAGGACCTGCAGTTCATCCGCATCAACGGCACCCTGGTGGGCGGCCTCGCGGGCCTCGCGATCTACGCCATCGGGCGCGTCTTCGGGGTGTAG
- a CDS encoding PAS domain-containing protein: MPSPEARHRDHEARYGAAREGVCVLAPDWRFRYVNASLLEILHLLGRREGVSSLWDALPGWRGTPEAEALERAMEDRAAVCFRVAGARGAGRTWEVEAEPLPTGDLRVHVRHTTPRTAPAPGAAATHEARLASMVAHLPVAVALLDAETLEVREANAACHTLLADPWREPGSLVGHTPAEIVPGWAGSAAEQRVKRVAETGEAWEVAELRVPPTGPRPKWLRLSVRAVDASDGRRHLLVVAVEVTNPVRARRAAEAERRALFDILDTLPVGVIVAWAPDGRIAYVNPAGARLGGRTAEELGDHDASNYLAHWPVRTPAGEPFEADEIPLVRALHGEATPEVEMVIPLPDGKERTVLGMGVPLRDAAGQVDRAMVAFYDITERLRLERALIERQVEAEAAAADAALRAEESRALREIGRLLVSELDPARVLELATRSAMELLGSRGAYVNAARGDGRARVGPALGIMAQVNGAVFPLAGSSLEIVQREGRTLVYNTPGEIPGGTGTLATFHRLGVRNVILAPMRAFGESFGVLGVVDRAEDFTAEDVRVLEALADSAAMAMHNARLLAGERRRADESRALLAAAEVLSSTLDPTEVTARIVGIAEELTGAAGAGLTLVTGKEQNRVRTAVATGPLVPIQGMEGALAGSLTEQVLRGGAPLILDTGDPDAPAPLRHLSQFGVGTLAVAPLRVGDEGLGLIAVVNPPGAPDFTGEHLRLLSLLANHAAIAVRNARLYEAAQEASHAKSNFLATMSHELRTPLNALEGYASLMADEIYGPVNPRQAHALSRMRASQRHLLGLIEQVLDVARLEAGAKRPEPEEVNVVSLSGSVVDALCGAAERKHLTLRLESEATPRIRTDLGMVRQILTNMVGNALKFTEQGGVIVRVAPHGDGVAVEVEDTGPGIAAEHVERVWEPFYQVEPTMTRREGGTGLGLPLAREYARILGGDLTVRSTPGTGSTFTLTLPHHLPPDA, from the coding sequence ATGCCCAGCCCAGAAGCCCGCCACCGCGACCACGAAGCGCGCTACGGCGCTGCCCGTGAAGGCGTGTGCGTGCTGGCGCCGGACTGGCGCTTCCGCTACGTCAACGCCTCGCTGCTGGAGATCCTTCACCTGCTGGGGAGGCGCGAGGGGGTGTCGTCGTTGTGGGATGCGCTCCCGGGGTGGCGCGGCACGCCGGAGGCCGAGGCGCTGGAGCGGGCGATGGAGGACCGCGCCGCCGTCTGCTTCCGCGTGGCGGGCGCGCGCGGGGCCGGGCGCACCTGGGAAGTGGAGGCCGAGCCGCTCCCCACCGGCGACCTGCGCGTGCACGTGCGGCACACCACCCCGCGCACCGCCCCCGCGCCCGGAGCGGCCGCCACGCACGAGGCCCGCCTCGCCTCGATGGTCGCGCACCTCCCCGTCGCCGTGGCGCTGCTGGACGCGGAGACGCTGGAGGTGCGCGAGGCCAACGCCGCGTGCCACACCCTGCTCGCCGATCCGTGGCGCGAGCCGGGCTCGCTGGTGGGGCACACGCCGGCCGAGATCGTCCCGGGGTGGGCGGGGTCGGCGGCGGAGCAGCGGGTGAAGCGGGTGGCGGAGACGGGCGAGGCGTGGGAAGTAGCCGAGCTCCGCGTTCCGCCCACGGGGCCGCGCCCGAAGTGGCTGCGGCTGAGCGTGCGCGCCGTGGACGCCTCGGACGGCCGCCGCCACCTCCTCGTCGTCGCGGTGGAGGTGACGAACCCTGTACGTGCCCGCCGCGCGGCCGAGGCGGAGCGGCGCGCCCTCTTCGACATCCTGGACACGCTGCCGGTCGGCGTGATCGTGGCGTGGGCGCCGGATGGGCGGATCGCGTACGTGAACCCCGCGGGCGCGCGGCTGGGCGGGCGCACGGCGGAAGAGCTGGGCGACCACGATGCGAGCAATTACCTGGCCCACTGGCCGGTCCGCACCCCCGCCGGCGAGCCCTTCGAAGCGGACGAGATCCCCCTGGTGCGCGCCCTCCACGGCGAGGCGACGCCCGAGGTGGAGATGGTCATCCCCCTGCCGGACGGAAAGGAGCGCACCGTGCTGGGGATGGGCGTGCCGCTGCGCGACGCGGCGGGGCAGGTGGACCGCGCGATGGTCGCCTTCTACGACATCACCGAGCGGCTGCGGCTGGAGCGGGCACTGATCGAGCGCCAGGTGGAGGCCGAAGCCGCCGCCGCCGACGCCGCCCTCCGCGCCGAGGAGAGCCGCGCGCTCCGCGAGATCGGGCGGCTCCTGGTGTCCGAGCTGGACCCCGCGCGCGTGCTGGAGCTGGCGACGCGCTCCGCCATGGAGCTTCTGGGTTCGCGCGGCGCCTACGTGAACGCCGCGCGCGGGGATGGCAGGGCGCGCGTGGGGCCGGCGCTCGGCATCATGGCGCAGGTGAACGGGGCCGTCTTTCCGCTGGCCGGCTCGTCGCTGGAGATCGTGCAGCGGGAGGGGCGCACCCTGGTCTACAACACGCCGGGCGAGATCCCAGGCGGCACCGGGACGCTCGCCACCTTTCACCGGCTGGGCGTGCGCAACGTCATCCTGGCGCCGATGCGCGCCTTCGGCGAGTCGTTCGGCGTGCTCGGCGTGGTGGACCGCGCCGAGGATTTCACCGCCGAAGACGTCCGGGTGCTGGAGGCGCTCGCCGACTCCGCCGCCATGGCGATGCACAACGCCCGCCTCCTGGCCGGCGAGCGGCGCCGCGCCGACGAGAGCCGCGCCCTCCTCGCCGCAGCAGAGGTTCTCTCCTCGACCCTCGACCCCACCGAGGTCACGGCGCGCATCGTGGGGATCGCGGAGGAGCTGACCGGCGCCGCGGGTGCGGGGCTGACGCTGGTGACGGGGAAGGAGCAGAACCGCGTGAGGACCGCCGTCGCGACCGGGCCGCTGGTGCCCATCCAGGGGATGGAGGGCGCGCTGGCGGGCTCCCTCACCGAGCAGGTCCTCCGCGGTGGCGCGCCGCTCATCCTGGATACCGGCGATCCCGACGCGCCCGCCCCGCTGCGTCACCTGTCACAGTTCGGCGTGGGCACGCTCGCCGTGGCGCCGCTCCGCGTGGGCGACGAGGGGCTGGGCCTGATCGCGGTGGTGAACCCGCCGGGCGCCCCCGACTTCACCGGCGAGCACCTGCGCCTCCTCTCGCTCCTGGCGAACCACGCCGCCATCGCCGTGCGCAACGCGCGGCTGTACGAGGCGGCGCAGGAGGCCAGCCACGCCAAGAGCAACTTCCTGGCGACGATGAGCCACGAGCTGCGCACCCCGCTGAACGCGCTGGAGGGGTACGCGTCGCTGATGGCGGACGAGATCTACGGCCCCGTGAACCCCCGCCAGGCGCACGCCCTCTCGCGGATGCGCGCGTCGCAGCGCCACCTCCTGGGCCTCATCGAGCAGGTGCTGGACGTGGCGCGCCTCGAAGCCGGCGCCAAGCGCCCCGAGCCTGAGGAGGTGAACGTAGTCTCCCTCTCCGGCTCGGTGGTGGACGCCCTGTGCGGCGCGGCGGAGCGCAAGCATCTCACGCTGCGGCTGGAATCCGAGGCGACACCCCGCATCCGCACGGACCTGGGGATGGTGCGCCAGATCCTCACCAACATGGTCGGCAACGCCCTAAAGTTCACCGAGCAGGGCGGAGTGATCGTGCGCGTTGCCCCCCACGGCGACGGCGTGGCGGTGGAAGTGGAGGACACGGGCCCCGGAATCGCCGCCGAGCACGTGGAGCGCGTCTGGGAGCCCTTCTACCAGGTGGAGCCGACGATGACGCGCCGCGAGGGCGGCACCGGCCTGGGCCTCCCCCTGGCCCGCGAATACGCCCGCATCCTCGGCGGCGACCTCACCGTCCGCAGCACCCCTGGCACCGGCAGCACCTTCACCCTCACCCTTCCCCACCACCTCCCCCCCGACGCGTAA
- a CDS encoding FtsX-like permease family protein: protein MLLSLALAATLAADPIPGLLIERRLAETVPLQVGDTVRVRALASGRPPRPFVVAGVFERAADPNRIARNDLEIRFHLPDLEALLPNRDRVDRFAVVLAPGARGDSAARWIETTALGTRAYSSTGLAERTSATFAVVSRFHDAIGIVTILASAIFLLCVMVIRVDERRRDMGVLRLIGVSRGTVFRAIVLEAIAIAVVGSAAGAVLGMIVARVVNAYYAQVYDTTLRFALVTPRIVVLAALLGLALGALAGALAAWRVVQVAPQKLGER from the coding sequence TTGCTCCTGAGCCTGGCGCTCGCCGCGACGCTTGCGGCCGACCCAATCCCCGGCCTCCTGATCGAGCGCCGCCTGGCCGAAACGGTGCCGCTGCAGGTGGGCGACACCGTGCGCGTGCGCGCCCTCGCCAGCGGCCGTCCACCGCGCCCCTTCGTCGTCGCCGGCGTCTTCGAGCGCGCCGCGGACCCCAACCGCATCGCCCGCAACGACCTCGAGATCCGCTTCCACCTGCCGGACCTGGAAGCCCTCCTCCCCAACCGCGACCGCGTGGACCGCTTCGCCGTGGTCCTTGCGCCCGGCGCGCGGGGCGACTCGGCCGCGCGGTGGATCGAGACGACTGCGCTCGGCACGCGGGCCTACTCCAGCACGGGGCTGGCCGAGCGCACCAGCGCCACCTTTGCCGTGGTCTCGCGCTTCCACGACGCCATCGGCATCGTGACGATCCTGGCGAGCGCCATCTTCCTGCTCTGCGTGATGGTGATCCGCGTGGACGAGCGGCGGCGCGACATGGGGGTGCTGCGGCTGATCGGGGTGAGCCGCGGAACCGTCTTCCGCGCCATCGTGCTGGAGGCGATCGCGATCGCGGTGGTGGGGAGCGCGGCCGGGGCGGTGCTGGGGATGATCGTGGCGCGCGTCGTCAACGCCTACTACGCGCAGGTCTACGACACGACGCTGCGCTTCGCACTTGTAACGCCACGCATCGTCGTCCTGGCGGCGCTGCTGGGGCTGGCGCTGGGCGCGCTGGCCGGCGCGCTCGCCGCGTGGCGCGTGGTGCAGGTGGCGCCGCAGAAGCTGGGGGAGCGGTGA
- a CDS encoding YIP1 family protein — MAIQLVKPQALTHRGTRRATPEETMTESYTSGAPFARRSLVERAIGAARLDIPTYEEVEADRDATGQAAVVVAVAAICSAIGSMGQGTTGMVAGLIMAIVGWVIWSGITYLIGTMFFGGTADWGELLRTIGFAQAPGVFYVLGIIPALGGLVKFAVAIWVLVAGIVAIRQALDVSTGKAVLTALVGWLALLIPMMLLGVIVAMLGMAS, encoded by the coding sequence GTGGCGATCCAACTCGTGAAGCCGCAGGCCCTTACCCACCGCGGCACCCGCCGCGCCACGCCCGAGGAGACCATGACCGAGTCCTACACCAGCGGAGCCCCCTTCGCACGCCGTTCCCTCGTGGAGCGCGCCATCGGCGCCGCCCGGCTGGACATTCCCACCTACGAAGAGGTCGAGGCGGATCGCGACGCGACCGGCCAGGCCGCCGTCGTGGTGGCGGTGGCGGCGATCTGTTCCGCAATCGGCAGCATGGGCCAAGGGACGACCGGGATGGTCGCGGGGCTGATCATGGCGATCGTCGGCTGGGTCATCTGGTCCGGCATCACGTACCTGATCGGGACGATGTTCTTCGGCGGGACGGCTGACTGGGGCGAGCTCCTGCGAACCATCGGCTTCGCACAGGCGCCGGGTGTGTTCTACGTCCTGGGGATCATCCCCGCCCTGGGCGGCCTGGTGAAGTTCGCCGTCGCGATCTGGGTGCTGGTGGCGGGGATCGTCGCCATTCGCCAGGCGCTGGACGTGAGCACGGGTAAGGCGGTGCTCACCGCCCTCGTCGGCTGGCTGGCGCTTCTGATTCCGATGATGCTGCTGGGCGTGATCGTGGCGATGTTGGGGATGGCCAGCTGA
- a CDS encoding DUF3221 domain-containing protein: MRRMTGRCAFLALVLAAACARPGAEPLPEQAPDIIGTITERREVQRGVSLLIQQDSARSAGYPVARVTVGSGARVVRRTAGGLAPAAAEELRVGTRVQAWFTGPVMRSYPAQATARLVVIVPEPAP, from the coding sequence ATGCGGCGTATGACGGGGCGGTGCGCGTTCCTGGCGCTGGTGCTGGCGGCGGCATGCGCCCGCCCCGGCGCCGAGCCCCTTCCCGAGCAGGCCCCGGACATCATCGGCACTATCACGGAGCGCCGCGAGGTGCAGCGCGGGGTGTCGCTGCTGATCCAGCAGGATTCCGCACGCAGCGCCGGCTACCCCGTGGCGCGGGTGACGGTGGGGAGCGGCGCGCGCGTCGTGCGTCGCACCGCCGGCGGTCTCGCCCCCGCCGCCGCGGAGGAGCTGCGGGTGGGCACGCGCGTTCAGGCGTGGTTCACCGGGCCGGTGATGAGGTCGTACCCCGCGCAGGCCACGGCCCGGCTGGTGGTGATCGTGCCCGAGCCCGCTCCGTAG
- a CDS encoding FtsX-like permease family protein: MIVAASLRALGRRRGRTALALAGIAVSAALLLDMTMLASGLTRSFGELLGVSGYALRVTPKGILPFDSEAGIPGGDAVGERIARISGVKSVAPVLGAQFRVVRGDSAGAPLFTMGIRPGAQFLYRIVEGREPGAGEVVVSEPMARLDGIRVGSTLRLAGADVSLGRRDTRTVRVSGVGDFLYDYAEQRSLAMPIGEVQRATGRAGEVSLFGVAMADGADGDDLARRIAAAIPEVTALSTRELMREMDRRLLYFRQLATILGSIAMVVTALLISTIVTIGVRERFGEIATLRAIGVARGRILLAVVTEGLVLAAVGCLAGLPLGLWMARRLDRILLSFPGIPARMTFFAWEAERVVLAMGLVIAIGGLAGCIPGLAAVRSALSQALREEAE; encoded by the coding sequence GTGATCGTAGCCGCCTCGTTGCGCGCGCTGGGGCGCCGCCGCGGGCGCACGGCGCTGGCGCTGGCGGGGATCGCCGTGTCCGCCGCGCTCCTGCTCGACATGACCATGCTCGCCTCCGGCCTCACCCGCTCCTTCGGGGAGCTGCTGGGGGTGAGCGGCTATGCGTTACGCGTAACGCCAAAGGGAATCCTCCCCTTCGACAGCGAAGCGGGCATTCCCGGCGGCGACGCGGTGGGGGAGCGCATCGCCCGCATATCCGGAGTGAAGTCGGTGGCCCCGGTGCTGGGCGCGCAGTTCCGCGTGGTACGCGGCGACTCCGCCGGTGCGCCGCTCTTCACCATGGGAATTCGGCCCGGCGCGCAGTTCCTCTACCGCATCGTCGAAGGCCGCGAGCCCGGCGCCGGCGAGGTCGTGGTCAGCGAGCCGATGGCGCGGCTGGACGGCATCCGCGTGGGGAGCACGCTGCGGCTCGCGGGCGCGGACGTGTCGCTGGGGCGCCGCGACACGCGCACGGTGCGCGTGAGCGGCGTGGGCGACTTCCTGTACGACTACGCGGAGCAGCGCTCCCTGGCCATGCCCATCGGCGAAGTGCAGCGCGCGACGGGAAGGGCCGGCGAGGTCTCCCTCTTCGGCGTCGCCATGGCCGACGGCGCGGATGGCGACGACCTGGCCCGCCGCATCGCCGCCGCGATCCCGGAAGTCACCGCCCTCTCCACGCGCGAGCTGATGCGCGAGATGGACCGGCGCCTCCTTTACTTCCGCCAGCTCGCCACCATCCTGGGGAGCATCGCGATGGTGGTGACGGCGCTCCTGATCTCCACCATCGTCACCATCGGCGTGCGCGAGCGCTTCGGCGAGATCGCGACGCTGCGGGCGATCGGCGTGGCGCGCGGCCGCATCCTCCTCGCCGTGGTCACGGAGGGTCTGGTCCTCGCTGCGGTCGGGTGCCTGGCGGGCCTGCCGCTGGGCCTCTGGATGGCGCGCCGCCTGGACCGCATCCTCCTTTCCTTTCCCGGCATCCCCGCTCGGATGACCTTTTTCGCCTGGGAAGCCGAGCGCGTCGTCCTCGCCATGGGCCTAGTGATCGCCATCGGAGGGCTCGCCGGGTGCATCCCCGGCCTCGCCGCCGTGCGCTCCGCGCTCTCGCAGGCGCTGCGGGAGGAAGCGGAGTGA
- a CDS encoding MarR family transcriptional regulator codes for MEGSVQQFVERMGLLCEREGMPRGAGRMFGLLLVGDRAYSLDELTEKLQASKASVSTNARMLESLGLIERVSSLGDRRDFYRAGDDPWERMLRVAQGRWTDMIQLFDEARESFPADRAVGCERLCGAARFHRLLVDRVEGLIQEWKETRRASRRTGDAA; via the coding sequence ATGGAAGGATCGGTACAGCAGTTCGTGGAGCGGATGGGGCTCCTTTGCGAGCGGGAAGGGATGCCGCGCGGGGCCGGACGCATGTTCGGGCTGCTGCTGGTGGGCGACCGGGCGTACTCGCTCGACGAGCTCACCGAGAAGCTGCAGGCCAGCAAGGCGTCCGTCAGCACCAACGCGCGCATGCTGGAGTCGCTGGGACTCATCGAGCGGGTGTCGTCGCTGGGGGACCGGCGCGACTTCTACCGCGCGGGCGACGACCCGTGGGAGAGGATGCTGCGCGTGGCGCAGGGTCGCTGGACAGACATGATCCAGCTCTTCGACGAGGCCCGCGAGAGCTTCCCGGCCGACCGCGCCGTGGGATGCGAGCGCCTCTGCGGGGCGGCCCGCTTCCACCGCCTCCTGGTGGACCGGGTGGAAGGGCTGATCCAGGAGTGGAAGGAGACCCGCCGCGCCAGCCGCCGGACCGGCGACGCGGCGTGA
- a CDS encoding ABC transporter ATP-binding protein, whose product MTEQPRRVIEARGIIKEYPYQGDAVRALRGVEVEVAAGEMVAIVGPSGCGKSSLLNVLAGIDPPTSGTVRLLGEDLYGLDEGARSRLRLRRVGFIFQRFHLLAVLSAAENVELPMAEAGVPKRERRDRARELLDYVGLGHRTGHRPPHLSGGEQQRVAIARALANRPEVIFADEPTGELDRRTGAEIIALFARLNGEGTTLVVVTHDAKVAESAPRVVEMADGLVVSAGERP is encoded by the coding sequence GTGACGGAGCAGCCACGGCGCGTGATCGAGGCGCGCGGGATCATCAAGGAATACCCCTACCAGGGCGACGCCGTGCGCGCGCTGCGCGGCGTCGAGGTGGAGGTGGCCGCCGGCGAGATGGTGGCGATCGTCGGGCCTTCGGGGTGCGGAAAGAGCTCGCTGCTCAACGTGCTGGCCGGCATCGATCCGCCCACCAGCGGGACCGTGCGCCTGCTGGGTGAGGATCTGTACGGGCTGGACGAGGGCGCGCGCTCCCGCCTTCGGCTGCGGAGGGTCGGCTTCATCTTCCAGCGCTTCCACCTCCTGGCCGTCCTCAGCGCCGCGGAAAACGTGGAGCTACCCATGGCCGAGGCCGGCGTCCCCAAGCGCGAGCGCCGCGACCGTGCTCGTGAGCTGCTGGACTACGTGGGCCTCGGGCACCGCACCGGCCATCGCCCGCCGCACCTCTCCGGCGGCGAGCAGCAGCGCGTGGCCATCGCGCGCGCGCTGGCGAACCGGCCGGAGGTGATCTTCGCGGACGAGCCTACGGGTGAGTTGGACCGCCGCACCGGCGCCGAGATCATCGCCCTCTTCGCGCGCCTCAACGGCGAGGGAACCACGCTGGTCGTCGTCACCCACGACGCCAAGGTGGCCGAGAGCGCGCCGCGCGTGGTGGAGATGGCGGACGGGCTGGTGGTGAGCGCGGGAGAGCGCCCGTGA